Part of the Parambassis ranga chromosome 16, fParRan2.1, whole genome shotgun sequence genome, TTCCATTTGTATCATGTtgggatttgttttgtttcatctggCGCCCCCACAGTTTTTTGGGGAATGTTTTCCTGAGGCTCAGAGATACCTCCAGAAATAAAGACATGCGTATTCAGCCACGACGTACAGTGATATGAACATCATACTCCAAACCTGTAGCTACACAGATAAGGCTACACACACGATGTTTAATATCTATGCGCAGTCTGAGATAATAATTCGTACGAAACAGACTCGCCTCAGAACTTGTAAACATCTCCTCCCCAGCCCATCTGCTCCCATCTCTGGAATAGTTCCATTTATGTTTCTGGACTAAAATCAttcctcagaaaaaaaatattaaaacatacacacacaaaacacctgCCTGGGTCTTACTGGATGCTGATTTTCCTCAGAAGGATGCGCGTCAGTTGGTGAAGCACAAAGGGTCGTTCCTGTGCTGGTGGTGCCAGCCTCTCCGCTCCGCTCTGCTGTGAGGATGTCGGGTGGAGGAGAGCtgagaacacactgactgactcaTTCGATTGGACGAGAAGCGAGACCTGACGGTGCAAGCATAATGTGGCTGCCATCCCAAGTGTGTTACATAACGCGTGGGGCGTTACTTAACCATTGAAGCCCCTCTATCACATAGAACGAGTGCGTGACGAACAATATATGGATACTGACACTGGCTCAGTGATGCTGTGACGTAGGAAGAAATGTATGGTAAATTCCCTTaaaatatcacattatttaaGTCGATACTCTTTATAACCATGTCAATCAAATGGCATATGATGATATGTAGGCCGGGCCTGTATAGGTAACACACAGAGAAGGTGTATGTACACACGTGAAGACACAGTGCGCTGCCTGCGCTCTGAGTGActctccatggtgctgaaaccAGGGCTGATACAAACCCAGTGGCTGCGCTTTAACGCCGTTAATCTCAATAACACTCACAGATTatctataaaaaaacattaacacagGTTGTTTACTCCATCACCAAGCCACTGACTGGCAGCACTGTATCAACCAAACAGACAGTATTATAATCCATAAGAGAGAGATTGTGTCTAACATCTCTGTAATATCATCTGATTGTTTCATCTcgtctcattttttttatctggatttttatctttttttaataaattcctTAGACTAAAATCTGGAGAAACATTGACCACTGAGCGAAATAAAAGCAGTAGAGTATAAGAAGACGTTTGCATTACTGAGGCCCTCTTCTGGAGAAACGAGGCATTgctaaaatctttttttttttactctactTCATTTTAAGGCAGGTGCACGTTATCTTTGCATAATATTATTGTTTTACATAATGTATGTCACAGCAGGGATGGTGCATGTAAATACTAAACCTAATAACCATGGTTGAATTCCCTATTTCAGTTTCAGTGTTCTGTAATTGTGCATGTTTGCTCAATATTGGGATGTGTTTAATACAGAGTCATGTATCCACATTAAAACGATAATatcaataaaatatataatatatggcACAcataaaattgtttttttcttcttgatgGTAACATAAGCTGTAACCTCTCCACATCCTGTTTACTATATTCTTAAACCAGTTTTACCCGGACGTGAGTGCAACATTTGTCTGTACACAACAGACTCTTACAGCTTTCCTTGTAATAAATAATAACGGCCACTAGAGGTCACTAGAGTCTTTCAATTCGTCACTGATGCAGGAGCTTGAATCCACAGCCTGGCAACAGGTTTTGAGTTTACTGTGTTCACAACCTAAAGTTTAAACCCCAAAGATTATTTAATGACGTGTCTGTTGCTGAGGAGCTGCATGTGCCTTTATGTCAATATATTCAAATCATTATgcatcctctgcagctgttccacCTATTTGCCCTTATTTAATGTAGTTTTATTCATGTCTGCACACCTAAATAATAACCACTCTGACGTGAGAAGATTGTTTATTTATCTTATCTAATCTGACGTGATTGTCCTCGGATGCTTTCAGGCTGTCAAAGTCTGTGATAAGAGCTGTCGTTCTGTTGGTGGTGTGTCTTGAGCCTGTGTGGACTCACACAAAAATTCAATCAACAGAATCAGGGACATCActaagcagaggaggagaaaaaaaacacaatatgttTTAATTGAAGTTTGATTCTCTTAAGGGCATAATTAGTTTTTCGTTGTCTGGACAAATAAATGTATCCACTCAAATATTGTATCTATGCGCTGCTAATCAAAGAACAACCAAAACTTTTCAACATTGATTTCTTCCTCTGTATCCTCTGGCAGTGTGTGAGCTATAGTGCGCGTCTGTTTGAAGGTCTGTGACATGAAattgtttgggaagccctgCACCGAGCCAGCATGTGGGCGTGTTTCTCTCGGTCCAACAGTCTCCGCTCTTGTGTGGAGTTCAGAGCGAAAAACGCACTTCTTCTGGTGTGACCAGAGAGCGCAAAGTAGCAGCTCTCTGACCCTGACGCACACACCATCTCCGGCGGCCCCCTGAATCCAACTTCACAGAGCagggggggaagaaaaaaaaagacttttctgAACATCTCCCGGTGATTCTTCCAGCCATGGACGCATCTCGAGTCGTTACGATATATCTGggcctcctccttcttttcatTGGGAATATACCGTGTTTCCAGTCTGCTGCTatcatctctccctctgcacCGAAGAGGAACAGGGGAGCCAGGATCCCTCATCAGGACGGACAAAGGTCATCCAAATTCCTAAAAGACATCTTCGCGTCCTCGCATCCTATCGTGGGACATCACAAAGAAGACCTAAAGGACGCCATTGTTCCGCATGAATACATGCTCTCTATATACAGGACATACTCGGCTGCAGAGAAGCTCGGACTAAACGCGAGCTTTTTCCGCTCTTCTAAATCTGCCAACACCATAACAAGTTTTGTGGACAGAGGAACAGGTTGGTTTCAATCCGCtgccagctccatcagctcAGTTTTGCATATCTCAGTGGCACAGTTTCACATCTGACTGATCTAATATACTCCTCCTAGAACTTGTTAAAATGTTgccaaaaacaacagagatacttaaaaaataacaaacgAGGTTGCAGTGGCTGCTTTTACGCACGCTTTAACCAATGCAAAGAAAGAGAGCAGGCACACTTTTACGCACGCTAAATCACCCAAAATAATAACTAATAAGTGTTCCACAAAGAAAAGTGCATGTTTATCTCCTGTTTCTGAGCGCACTGTGAggttttgtggatgtgttttccCTTACAGTCGCTGAAACATGTAACTTTTTCCGTGTATTAGGTTATATTACACTTAAATTAACCTCTGGGCAACACGACAGTAAAACACTAATTGAGGCGCACTCTAAATGAAGGCTGTAAATCACTGTCACTGCAGGCTGTAGCAAAAACTAGTCTGCGCCCAAACCTCCACGTGAAGACAgaggaaacttttttttcagcttaaaGCACATGGTgcttgtttcattttcatttttttgacgCATCTATAAAAACATTGAAATAATcgtttaaaatgttaaaaccCCCCCTCATACGCGGTTCATATTAAAAAtgttcagtctgctgccattgTGGTGCCCAGTTTTGGTCAACTTGTGCTGACAATGGGAGAGCTAGGGGGGCTCAGGGGCAGAGTGGGTCGGTGTGAGAAGCAGGTGTTTGGGTCAGTTAACATGTGTAACCAAGTGATTTGAGAGGCCTGCGAGAACAAACACAAtctgataaacacaaacacatccaaaaCACACAAGGGGACATAACCCGAGTTAATCTTTGAGGGAGAAATAAAAGCTATCTTTGTTTGCGTTCCCTCCTGTCTGAAAACACTCGGAGCCTCGGCTCTTTGGGCGCAGACTGAGTCCATCCTGATGAGTTATTTAGTCCAGTTAAAGCATATCAATGTGAACAGAATGAGGCACTGCTGCAATAATTTAAATGAAAATCAACTTTTTATGACTCTTTATCACAGAACACTTATTAACACTAGTGATCAAGATTTCAATATTCGAGACACAGACCTTTGTAATAATTTAAATGTGAGAGTTTTTCTCCATACAATTGATCCTTTTAACAGTGAAGTTGGTCCGTGTGGCAGCTTCTTGCAGTGTGAGCTGATTTGATAGGAAAAAcgcctcactctctctctcctgtgattttgatgtgatgtgtcactgGCTCTGACCCCGAGCTGGACCCTCTGAGAGATGCTTGGCATCGAACGGCTGACTGGAATATTTGAACTCGGTGATCTAATTGAGTGTTCATGTCATAACATATCAAACACTGTCTATTCTTCCATAATGACCCAGCTCGGCCACGATGGGCACATCACCAAAAAAACGacgagggaggaaaaaaaatagaaaaaaaagaagcagtaCTTCCTCCGCTGTAAAGTGCttcgtatttttttttaactgcggAACCTCCCTTTGCGACCGCCACTTTAATTACGGAAAATTATTTTTCTTCCCGTTCTTTCAGCTCAAGTGGCTCTCTTGGTTACTTCTGGGATTCCTCCCAGCATCCCCCCCCCCAAGTGTTGCATTGCATTAACCTGCGGAATGAACCTCAGCTGGGACTTTTCGTTATTTAAATCAGGAAAGATATAGCATATAGCCAAGGAGGGGGAGGCCTTTTGACGCGTAAAGTAACTTTCCTTTCTGCGTCTTTTACGcattgtttatattttacagaCACTGCACCCAGAAGATCAACGACTCCTTTtgctttcacattttttttgtaggtAAATGAATTTTTGCTTATAAAACCAGGCGGGTGTTTCCTGGAGGTCAAAAAATGGCAAGATCAGAAAAGAATAACCCGAATCTGAAAATTACTTTTGGCACTTGGGGTAACTCATTAAAGCGCAGATGGTGCGGcccggtctctctctctctctccctctctctctctctctctctctaaaaaacagagacatagatgacaaaaacatgttttgcatTTGTGCAAATACAGCCAACAAGGTCAAACTAAAGTGCACAGGATGCCGGTTTTAAGCAAGCAATAAAATCCACCGCACTCTGCCCCAATTATCCACCGTCCAAACATcttgggggagagagagagagagagaaaaaagactTTTGCCTACATAATAATCAAATTAAGAAAACTTTGTACGTTTTTAACTGTCAACACAAATAAGTCTCAATAATTCTAACAGTGCGTTCAGTCAGTCACTCCGTGCAGGCGCCTTTTAAAGGGGAATGTTGTCGTTGGCAGGATGAGATGAAATATAAGAGGGGAAGTGCTTTAATGAGGAAGATGGGAATTGAGAACTGTTAATTATTTGCTGAACTTGTATTCGATTTGTTTGAGGTcttataaaaaaaacttaatgcAAACCAGACGTGCAAAGTCACTGAAAGGAGCACAAGGTTTCAATCTACTTTTACTGTTTGACTCGGCAGGGTTCACAGAGGGAAATTGACAACCACATTCAAATATCTCCAAGGAATGACTTGTATAAAAGATATCACAGGAGTGTTTACATGTGGTCAGccactttaattaaaaataaaacacgcatcttgtttttatttagttaaaaaaacaccacaaatcATAAATGCTGATTCAGTTTGACGTACAAAATGGATTATTTAAActgatggaaaatgtttaatacatACGAATACATGGAATTATTCCAAttaattgtttttaaatatatttattaacaCATAGGCTGTTATCTTTTCAGTCGCTCATTTTAGGAAATGTTTCTAATGAAAACCTCCAGAAATAAGAATTATTTCACCTTCAGTGGAAAAAAGGTGGgagaaaaatcatttttttcataaaaattcacaataaaaacataaaatatacaaaacagCCTGTTCCTGCGGCGTTCTAAGGAAATCCACATTATCTCCCATCCACAATGAATTTCTTAAAGTGCTGGACATTTAATATGTGCTAACGCCTTTCCATGCATTGTCTCTGGGTTCGCCTTGAAAAGATATTTGCAGGCCTCCTGGGTCTCCAGCAGGGAATAATGCATTAATTGTGTATTGTTCGGTTGAGTGTATGTCGCCTTTGGTCCGTTGTGTCTGGCAGCACTCAGGGCCCTTCACATCACTAGgccccttgtttttttttttctttttgagttACAACTCTGCAAGAgttctcaaaaaaaaaagaaaaagaaaagaaaatgaagctCGTTTTTGATGTTGACTGCTGCTTAGATTTAAGAGTTTTTGTAGCTGCAAAGAAGGAAGAGTTTACTTCTGCTCTGCCAAAGAAGTGGAAATTAATAATCAATCTGTCAGCgcggaaaaaaaaatgagagcgTATAGCTATTTTTATGAAAAGCACCCTGGCTTTGATTAAAAGTGATCAAAAATATCGCCAGATTGTTCTGGACTGACCTTTTGTTAGAAGCACGAGTTTTGTCTGATGGGTGATAAgtggataaataaaaaaaaaaatacagttcaTGAAATAAACCAGATTCCAGCTTTGGATCAATAACAATGTGCGTTTGTGCACAAAatgaaattaagaaaaaaaaaagtgagtcagtAATCTCAACGCCCTCCCCTGACCAGCACAAAAGATGTAAAAGCTCTATTATCAAGTGGGATTAGAAGGGAAGCAGGTGTTTAAGTACATTATAGTCCTGGGTAACAGTGAGTTTGTTTCATTATTCTCCAAACGGAGGGCTtgtcagctgcagtttgtttcagGCAGGTTCAGGGTGGACATTTGAAaaacaagaaagagagagaaggccTCTGTGGGAGAATGTGagtcccccctccctcccctccctctgaaCACTGTACACCCTAAGTGAATCTGACTGcaattattttcttcttttatccTTGCAGACGATCTTTTGCACTCTCCTCTGCGAAGACAAAAGTATCTGTTTGATGTCTCAACCCTTTCAGAAAAAGAGGAGTTGGTCGGGGCGGAATTAAGAATATTTAGGAGAGCGCCCGAGGACATGCAGACTTCCCTGCAGACGACGGGCCTATACGACATCCAGCTCTACCCCTGCCGCTCCAATAGACTGCTGGACTCCAGGTCTCTGGACCCACTCGACTCCACTAAAGCCGGCTGGGAGGTTTTGGACGTGTGGGAAATGTTTAGAGCGCACCAGCATCACTACCATCACCCTCATCCTCACTATCAGCAGGGAAACCAGCTCTGCTTCCAGCTCAGGGTCACTCTGGGCAAATCAGACACCGAGGTTGACCTGAGGCAGTTGGGGCTGGGCAGGAGCGCCCGGTCCCAGCAGGAGAAGGCCATCTTGGTGGCCTACACCCGCTCCAAGAAGAGGGAGAACCTGTTCAACGAGATGAAGGAGAAGATCAAGTCACGGAGGTCGGTCAGTGAAAAGGAGGAGTCAGAAGCGGTGGCGGTGGTGAAGGCGGTGgcgaaggagaaggagggggtgtCACCGCCGAGGGGCGTCAGAGGAGAGGGACCCCGGCGGCGGCGAAGGACCGCCTTGAGCAACCGGCACGGGAAGAGGCACGGGAAGAAATCCAAATCCAGGTGCAGCAAAAAGGCGCTGCATGTGAATTTCAAAGAGCTGGGCTGGGACGACTGGATCATCGCGCCTCTGGATTATGAGGCGTACCACTGCGAAGGGGTGTGCGACTTCCCACTACGGTCGCACCTTGAGCCGACCAATCACGCCATTATACAGACGCTCATGAACTCCATGGACCCCAACAGCACCCCGCCCAGCTGCTGCGTCCCCACCAAACTCAGCCCCATCAGCATCCTCTACATAGACTCGGGCAATAACGTGGTGTACAAACAGTACGAGGACATGGTGGTGGAGCAGTGTGGGTGCAGGTAGCGGCCATTGTTCCTTGTCAAAGACATGAGATTTTAAAGATAAGTCTTTAATGGGTCCCAGGCTGAAGATGTGAAGTCCTCACGGGTCTGAAATGCTTTGACGCTTGACGCGCCTTGTCTTTATTCAAAAGGGATGCACACACAAGGCGatatcttttatttattcaaactCAGTACAGTCACGTTCATTTACACTCTCTGCC contains:
- the gdf6a gene encoding growth/differentiation factor 6-A, which translates into the protein MDASRVVTIYLGLLLLFIGNIPCFQSAAIISPSAPKRNRGARIPHQDGQRSSKFLKDIFASSHPIVGHHKEDLKDAIVPHEYMLSIYRTYSAAEKLGLNASFFRSSKSANTITSFVDRGTDDLLHSPLRRQKYLFDVSTLSEKEELVGAELRIFRRAPEDMQTSLQTTGLYDIQLYPCRSNRLLDSRSLDPLDSTKAGWEVLDVWEMFRAHQHHYHHPHPHYQQGNQLCFQLRVTLGKSDTEVDLRQLGLGRSARSQQEKAILVAYTRSKKRENLFNEMKEKIKSRRSVSEKEESEAVAVVKAVAKEKEGVSPPRGVRGEGPRRRRRTALSNRHGKRHGKKSKSRCSKKALHVNFKELGWDDWIIAPLDYEAYHCEGVCDFPLRSHLEPTNHAIIQTLMNSMDPNSTPPSCCVPTKLSPISILYIDSGNNVVYKQYEDMVVEQCGCR